One window of the Candidatus Dadabacteria bacterium genome contains the following:
- a CDS encoding flavin reductase family protein has protein sequence MNDGPSVCGVFWHNCPVVIITSRREDEINGQVATTLVTSSIVHTVPRLLMGIWKRNHTHGFIMESRNLVVHLLRRDQIALVRNFGFYSGRDKKKFIGLDHFKGRNGCPVLKGIHSYVECSVLNAMDGGDMTAFLVSVDYGEIMRGGEWMTLADFYSLAPEQWVIEYGQKLMESVSFSMPIIHKISHEPFQP, from the coding sequence GTGAATGACGGGCCTTCAGTTTGCGGGGTTTTCTGGCATAACTGCCCTGTGGTGATCATAACCAGCAGGCGGGAGGATGAGATAAACGGCCAGGTAGCGACGACGCTTGTCACCTCCTCCATAGTTCACACCGTGCCCAGGCTTCTTATGGGGATATGGAAGAGAAATCACACCCACGGGTTCATAATGGAAAGCAGGAATCTCGTGGTGCATCTTCTCAGGAGGGATCAGATCGCTCTGGTGCGGAACTTCGGCTTTTATTCGGGCAGGGACAAAAAAAAGTTTATCGGCCTAGACCATTTCAAGGGCAGAAACGGCTGCCCCGTCCTAAAGGGAATACATTCCTATGTGGAGTGCTCGGTGCTCAACGCCATGGACGGCGGAGACATGACCGCTTTTCTGGTAAGCGTGGACTACGGGGAGATAATGAGGGGAGGGGAGTGGATGACGCTTGCGGACTTCTACTCTCTGGCTCCCGAGCAGTGGGTGATTGAGTACGGCCAGAAGCTCATGGAGTCGGTGAGTTTCTCCATGCCGATAATACACAAGATAAGCCACGAGCCGTTTCAGCCGTGA
- the fxsA gene encoding membrane protein FxsA, whose amino-acid sequence MFARLLILFTVVPLVELALLIKLGNVIGLWPTIFIVIATGVLGAALARSQGTQVISAIRAEVAEGRPPTESLINGLLVLVGGVVLLTPGLLTDLLGFSLLIPFTRDWFKKKLQSRLKKYAERSSGSATIIIR is encoded by the coding sequence ATGTTCGCAAGACTCCTAATTCTGTTCACCGTGGTTCCGCTCGTTGAGCTCGCCCTGCTCATAAAGCTCGGGAACGTAATAGGGCTCTGGCCGACCATATTCATAGTCATAGCGACGGGGGTGCTGGGAGCGGCGCTTGCCAGAAGTCAGGGAACGCAGGTCATAAGCGCGATAAGAGCGGAGGTCGCCGAGGGCAGGCCGCCCACGGAAAGCCTCATAAACGGTCTTCTCGTACTCGTGGGAGGGGTTGTGCTTCTCACACCCGGGCTGCTTACCGATCTTCTTGGCTTCTCCCTTCTTATTCCCTTTACCAGGGACTGGTTCAAGAAAAAACTTCAAAGCAGGCTTAAGAAATACGCGGAGAGAAGTTCAGGCTCCGCAACCATAATAATACGCTGA